From the Solanum lycopersicum chromosome 10, SLM_r2.1 genome, one window contains:
- the LOC101246000 gene encoding putative H/ACA ribonucleoprotein complex subunit 1-like protein 1 yields MRPPRGRGGGGFRGGRDGGGRGFRGGGGGRGGGRFPPRDEGPPSEVVEVSSFMHACEGDAVTKLTNEKIPYFNAPIYLQNKTQIGKVDEIFGPINESLFSIKMMEGIIATSYSAGDKFYIDPAKLLPLARFLPQPKGAQQAFRGGGRGGGRGGRGGRGGGGGFRGARGGGGGFRGGRGPPRGGRGGGFRGRGRF; encoded by the exons ATGAGACCTCCAAGAGGACGTGGTGGTGGCGGATTTAGGGGCGGCAGAGATGGCGGCGGCCGTGGTTTCAGAGGCGGCGGCGGAGGACGTGGCGGTGGCCGGTTTCCTCCTCGAGATGAAGGTCCCCCTTCTGAAGTCGTAG AGGTGTCTTCTTTTATGCACGCATGTGAAGGAGATGCAGTGACAAAGCTGACAAATGAAAAAATCCCTTATTTTAATGCACCAATTTATCTTCAGAACAAGACACAGATTGGGAAAGTTGATGAGATTTTTGGTCCTATTAATGAATCC CTTTTTTCGATTAAGATGATGGAGGGAATCATTGCAACTTCATATTCAGCTGGTGATAAGTTTTACATTGACCCAGCTAAGCTTTTGCCACTGGCGAGATTTCTTCCACAGCCCAA GGGAGCACAACAAGCTTTTAGAGGCGGTGGACGAGGTGGAGGAAGAGGTGGTAGAGGTGGACGTGGAGGCGGTGGTGGTTTTCGTGGAGCTAGaggtggaggtggtggttttCGTGGGGGTAGAGGACCTCCCCGAGGTGGCCGTGGAGGCGGTTTTAGGGGTAGAGGgagattttaa
- the gdh1 gene encoding glutamate dehydrogenase isoform X1: MNALAATNRNFKLAARLLGLDSKLELSLLIPFREIKVECTIPKDDGTLASFVGFRVQHDNARGPMKGGIRYHPEVDPDEVNALAQLMTWKTAVANIPYGGAKGGIGCSPSDLSISELERLTRVFTQKIHDLIGIHTDVPAPDMGTNPQTMAWILDEYSKFHGYSPAVVTGKPVDLGGSLGRDAATGRGALFATEALLNEHGKSVAGQRFVIQGFGNVGSWAAKLIHEQGGKVVAVSDITGAIKNEKGIDIESLFKHVKETRGVKGFHDAHPIDANSILVEDCDVLIPAALGGVINKDNANEIKAKYIIEAANHPTDPEADEILSKKGVTILPDIYANSGGVTVSYFEWVQNIQGFMWDEKKVNDELKTYMTRGFKDVKDMCKTHNCDLRMGAFTLGVNRVARATVLRGWEA; encoded by the exons ATGAATGCTTTAGCAGCAACTAATAGAAATTTTAAGCTGGCAGCTAGGCTTCTTGGTTTAGACTCAAAGTTGGAACTAAGTCTGCTAATCCCTTTCAGAGAAATTAAG GTGGAGTGTACTATACCGAAGGATGATGGCACATTGGCATCTTTTGTTGGATTCAGGGTACAGCACGACAATGCACGAGGGCCTATGAAAGGCGGAATCAGATACCACCCGGAG GTTGATCCTGATGAGGTGAATGCATTAGCACAGCTAATGACATGGAAGACAGCGGTCGCCAATATACCATATGGTGGGGCTAAAGGAGGAATAGGATGTAGTCCTAGTGACCTGAGTATCTCTGAGTTGGAACGACTTACTCGAGTATTTACTCAAAAAATACATGACCTAATCGGAATTCACACCGATGTTCCTGCACCAGATATGGGAACAAATCCTCAG ACAATGGCATGGATTTTAGACGAGTACTCAAAATTTCATGGTTATTCACCTGCTGTGGTAACTGGAAAACCTGTT GATCTCGGTGGATCTCTAGGCAGAGATGCAGCTACTGGAAGGGGGGCTCTCTTTGCTACAGAAGCCCTGCTTAATGAGCATGGGAAGAGTGTTGCTGGTCAGCGTTTTGTTATACAG GGATTTGGTAATGTTGGTTCCTGGGCTGCAAAACTCATCCATGAGCAAGGTGGGAAAGTTGTAGCAGTGAGTGACATAACTGGTGCCATAAAGAATGAGAAGGGAATCGACATAGAAAGCCTATTCAAACACGTGAAGGAAACTCGTGGAGTTAAAGGTTTCCATGATGCACATCCAATTGATGCAAATTCAATACTGGTAGAAGACTGTGATGTTCTTATCCCAGCTGCCCTCGGTGGAGTAATCAACAA GGATAACGCAAATGAAATTAAAGCCAAATATATTATTGAGGCTGCTAACCATCCAACTGATCCAGAAGCTGATGAG ATTTTGTCAAAGAAAGGAGTCACCATCCTACCGGATATTTATGCCAACTCGGGTGGTGTCACCGTCAGTTATTTTGAGTGGGTCCAG AACATCCAAGGCTTTATGTGGGATGAGAAAAAAGTGAATGATGAGTTGAAGACATACATGACAAGAGGTTTTAAAGATGTCAAGGATATGTGCAAGACTCACAACTGTGACCTCCGAATGGGCGCCTTCACCTTAGGTGTTAACCGTGTAGCTAGAGCAACCGTTCTTCGAGGATGGGAGGCGTAA